A genomic segment from Sorangium aterium encodes:
- the def gene encoding peptide deformylase produces the protein MTLLKIAHIGNPVLRQRAREVTPEELSSPAMQAFIDDLVETMRDANGAGIAATQVHAPVRIFAVEVQNNPRYPYKPNIPLTVVVNPVIEPLTQETFENYEGCLSVPNLRGVVDRYTEIRLTGLDRDGRPIDRIVRGLSAGTFQHEKDHVDGVLFVDRVKDPRTLCTWAEFDRYHKQPFVERIVPFIQRMGG, from the coding sequence GTGACGCTCCTGAAAATCGCCCACATCGGCAACCCCGTCCTCAGGCAGCGAGCGCGTGAGGTCACGCCAGAAGAACTCTCCTCCCCTGCGATGCAGGCGTTCATCGACGACCTGGTGGAGACGATGCGCGACGCGAACGGCGCGGGCATCGCCGCCACTCAGGTCCATGCGCCGGTGCGCATCTTCGCGGTCGAGGTGCAGAACAACCCTCGTTACCCGTACAAGCCGAACATCCCGCTCACCGTCGTGGTCAATCCGGTGATCGAGCCGCTCACGCAGGAGACGTTCGAGAACTACGAAGGGTGCCTGAGCGTCCCCAACCTGAGGGGTGTTGTCGACCGCTATACGGAGATCCGGCTCACCGGCCTCGATCGCGACGGGAGGCCGATCGACCGCATCGTACGCGGGCTGTCGGCGGGCACCTTCCAGCACGAGAAGGATCACGTCGACGGCGTGCTCTTCGTCGATCGCGTGAAGGATCCGCGGACGCTCTGCACCTGGGCGGAGTTCGACCGCTATCACAAGCAGCCCTTCGTCGAGCGCATCGTCCCGTTCATCCAGCGGATGGGCGGCTGA
- a CDS encoding TraR/DksA family transcriptional regulator, with the protein MNNREGASRDGMNPARPETSATTAAAMPRPPVRRPAPETDDSDLPDLTQEQLDELRQALEERRASLVANIDERQHAERDISREVGDEMDEANAEGATSLTSKLLERDVRVLAEIDRALAKMKEGSYGMCEGTGEPIGYRRLKLRPWARYSVAYQEQIEREERTGGGS; encoded by the coding sequence ATGAACAACCGTGAAGGTGCGAGTCGCGACGGAATGAACCCGGCGCGGCCGGAGACGTCCGCCACGACGGCAGCCGCCATGCCGAGGCCGCCCGTACGCCGCCCGGCGCCCGAAACGGACGACTCCGATCTGCCCGATCTCACGCAGGAGCAGCTTGACGAGCTCCGGCAGGCGCTCGAGGAGCGCCGGGCGAGCCTCGTCGCCAACATCGATGAGCGGCAGCACGCAGAGCGCGACATCTCGCGCGAGGTGGGCGACGAGATGGACGAGGCCAACGCCGAGGGCGCGACGTCGCTGACATCGAAGCTCCTGGAGCGCGATGTCCGCGTGCTCGCCGAGATCGATCGTGCTCTCGCCAAGATGAAGGAGGGGAGCTACGGGATGTGCGAGGGCACCGGCGAGCCCATCGGTTACCGCCGCCTCAAGCTGCGTCCATGGGCGCGCTACAGCGTCGCCTACCAGGAGCAGATCGAGCGCGAAGAAAGAACCGGCGGCGGCTCCTGA
- the dnaK gene encoding molecular chaperone DnaK, which translates to MGKIIGIDLGTTNSVVAVMEGKEPKVIVNEEGSRLTPSVVAWDDKGEVLVGQIAKRQAVTNPTNTIYSAKRFMGRRFEEVQEEAKRVPYTVSKGKNNDASIAVRGKQASPPEISAKVLQKLKKAAEDYLGEKVTEAVITVPAYFNDSQRQATKDAGRIAGLDVKRIVNEPTAAALAYGLDKKNEQVIAVYDFGGGTFDISILEVGDNVVQVISTNGDTHLGGDDVDHLVMDWLAAEFKKDTGIDVSNDKMVVQRLKDAAEQAKIELSNVQETTINLPFLTADASGPKHLQKQLTRAKLEQMIRPLIDRTLEPTRKALADAKKSPQQIDEIVLVGGSTRIPLVQETVKKFFGKEPHKGVNPDEVVAVGAAVQAGVLSGDVKDLVLLDVTPLSLGVETLGGVMTVMISRNTTIPTQKKEIFSTATDSQPSVEVHVLQGERTEARYNRTLGRFHLEGIMPAPRGVPKIEVTFDIDANGILSVHAKDTATGKDQRITITASGGLKEDEINRMVNEAATHEAEDKRRREEIERRNKLDNLCYTLEKTISENKDKLPEGDVSALNGIIAEGRSAIEKQDDAAVSAALEKLEKEAHRIASVMYEKAGPPQDGGGAAPGGAPGGQQPPPAGGKGKDSVIDAEFEESN; encoded by the coding sequence ATGGGCAAGATCATCGGCATCGATCTCGGCACGACCAACAGCGTCGTCGCGGTGATGGAGGGCAAGGAGCCCAAGGTCATCGTGAATGAGGAGGGCTCGCGCCTCACGCCGTCCGTCGTGGCCTGGGACGACAAGGGCGAGGTGCTCGTCGGACAGATCGCCAAGCGCCAGGCAGTCACGAACCCCACCAACACCATCTACTCCGCCAAGCGCTTCATGGGGCGCCGCTTCGAAGAGGTGCAGGAAGAGGCGAAGCGCGTCCCGTACACGGTCAGCAAGGGCAAGAACAACGACGCCTCGATCGCCGTGCGCGGCAAGCAGGCGTCGCCCCCCGAGATCTCCGCGAAGGTCCTCCAGAAGCTGAAGAAGGCCGCGGAGGACTACCTCGGCGAGAAGGTGACCGAGGCCGTCATCACCGTGCCGGCGTACTTCAACGACTCGCAGCGCCAGGCGACCAAGGACGCGGGCCGCATCGCCGGGCTCGACGTGAAGCGCATCGTCAACGAGCCCACGGCCGCCGCGCTCGCGTACGGGCTCGACAAGAAGAACGAGCAGGTCATCGCCGTCTACGACTTCGGCGGCGGCACGTTCGACATCTCGATCCTCGAGGTCGGCGACAACGTCGTGCAGGTCATCTCGACCAACGGCGACACCCACCTCGGCGGCGACGACGTCGACCACCTCGTGATGGACTGGCTCGCGGCCGAGTTCAAGAAGGACACCGGCATCGACGTCTCGAACGACAAGATGGTCGTGCAGCGGCTCAAGGACGCCGCGGAGCAGGCGAAGATCGAGCTGTCGAACGTGCAGGAGACGACGATCAACCTGCCGTTCTTGACCGCGGACGCCTCGGGGCCGAAGCACCTCCAGAAGCAGCTCACCCGGGCGAAGCTCGAGCAGATGATCCGGCCGCTCATCGACCGCACGCTCGAGCCGACCCGCAAGGCGCTCGCCGACGCGAAGAAGTCGCCCCAGCAGATCGACGAGATCGTCCTCGTCGGCGGCTCGACCCGCATCCCGCTCGTCCAGGAGACGGTCAAGAAGTTCTTCGGCAAGGAGCCCCACAAGGGCGTGAACCCGGACGAGGTCGTGGCCGTCGGCGCCGCGGTCCAGGCGGGCGTGCTCTCGGGCGACGTGAAGGATCTCGTGCTGCTCGACGTCACGCCGCTCTCGCTCGGCGTCGAGACGCTCGGCGGCGTGATGACCGTGATGATCTCGAGGAACACCACGATCCCGACGCAGAAGAAGGAGATCTTCTCGACCGCGACCGACAGCCAGCCCAGCGTCGAGGTCCACGTGCTCCAGGGCGAGCGCACCGAGGCCCGCTACAACCGGACCCTGGGTCGCTTCCACCTGGAAGGGATCATGCCGGCGCCCCGCGGCGTGCCGAAGATCGAGGTGACGTTCGACATCGACGCGAACGGCATCCTCTCGGTGCACGCCAAGGACACGGCCACCGGCAAGGACCAGCGCATCACGATCACCGCGTCGGGCGGCCTGAAGGAGGACGAGATCAACCGGATGGTCAACGAGGCGGCGACGCACGAGGCCGAGGACAAGCGGCGGCGCGAGGAGATCGAGCGACGCAACAAGCTCGATAACCTCTGCTACACGCTGGAGAAGACGATCAGCGAGAACAAGGACAAGCTGCCGGAGGGCGACGTCTCGGCGCTGAACGGGATCATCGCCGAGGGGCGGTCGGCCATCGAGAAGCAGGACGACGCGGCCGTGAGCGCGGCGCTGGAGAAGCTCGAGAAGGAAGCGCACCGCATCGCGAGCGTCATGTACGAGAAGGCCGGCCCGCCCCAGGACGGCGGCGGTGCCGCGCCCGGCGGCGCGCCGGGAGGCCAGCAGCCGCCCCCCGCCGGCGGCAAGGGGAAGGATTCGGTCATCGACGCGGAGTTCGAAGAGTCGAACTGA
- the rpmE gene encoding 50S ribosomal protein L31 produces the protein MKPGIHPEYKASTITCACGAVVETRSTRGSFTTDVCSACHPFYTGKHKIMDVAGRVDRFRKKYATAGK, from the coding sequence ATGAAGCCCGGCATCCACCCCGAGTACAAGGCCTCCACGATCACCTGCGCGTGCGGCGCCGTCGTCGAGACCCGCTCCACCCGCGGCAGCTTCACCACCGACGTCTGCTCCGCCTGCCACCCGTTCTACACGGGCAAGCACAAGATCATGGACGTCGCCGGCCGCGTCGACCGCTTCCGCAAGAAGTACGCGACCGCAGGCAAGTAG
- a CDS encoding DUF1385 domain-containing protein, with protein sequence MSDQPARPYIGGQAVIEGVMMRSPSSVAIVCRRRSGELVVREQPMTAVSKGARTWPFVRGIATLVESLRLGSQALRWSTDLYEQDLSAEEAGSAKGPESKRSSAGQAGGVNLTSLALSMAAIAAQDVEPAQITGSPAPGGHGEGKKRGGGMGMIPILFAVLLFVAAPQAGAELVNKLLGLGLEVTSPAFQAITGVAKLAIVVGYLLLIRQIPEVRRVFQYHGAEHKAISTYEAREVLEVENARRKTAMHPRCGTTFLVMVALVSIVVFSVAGASLGALLPKLPGGRLVESVTFFLMKLPFLPLIAAVTFEIQRIFARYCTTGPLRVLLWPGFLVQKITTAEPDDAQLEIALASLRATLWREASVAAPVQPDRVFADYSKLLADPGYAGAHG encoded by the coding sequence ATGAGCGATCAGCCTGCACGTCCGTATATCGGCGGCCAAGCGGTCATCGAAGGGGTCATGATGCGGTCGCCGAGCTCGGTCGCGATCGTCTGCCGGCGCCGCTCGGGAGAGCTGGTCGTGCGCGAGCAGCCGATGACCGCCGTCTCGAAGGGGGCGCGCACCTGGCCGTTCGTGCGGGGGATCGCGACCCTCGTCGAGTCGCTCCGCCTGGGATCCCAGGCGCTCCGCTGGTCCACGGACCTCTACGAGCAAGACCTCTCGGCCGAGGAGGCGGGCTCGGCCAAGGGGCCGGAGTCCAAGCGCTCGAGCGCCGGGCAGGCGGGCGGGGTGAACCTCACCTCCCTGGCGCTCAGCATGGCGGCGATCGCGGCGCAGGACGTGGAGCCCGCGCAGATCACGGGCAGCCCCGCGCCGGGCGGTCACGGCGAGGGGAAGAAGCGGGGGGGAGGGATGGGCATGATCCCGATCCTCTTCGCGGTCCTGCTCTTCGTGGCGGCGCCCCAGGCCGGCGCCGAGCTGGTCAACAAGCTCCTGGGCCTCGGGCTCGAGGTCACGTCGCCGGCGTTCCAGGCGATCACCGGCGTGGCGAAGCTCGCCATCGTCGTCGGCTACCTCCTCCTGATCCGCCAGATCCCCGAGGTTCGACGCGTTTTCCAGTACCACGGGGCCGAGCACAAGGCGATTTCCACCTACGAGGCGCGCGAGGTCCTCGAGGTCGAGAACGCGCGCCGGAAGACGGCCATGCACCCCCGCTGCGGGACGACGTTCCTCGTCATGGTGGCGCTCGTGTCGATCGTGGTGTTCTCGGTGGCCGGGGCGTCCCTCGGGGCGCTCCTGCCCAAGCTGCCCGGCGGCCGGCTCGTCGAGAGCGTCACCTTCTTCTTGATGAAGCTGCCGTTCCTCCCGCTGATCGCCGCGGTTACCTTCGAGATCCAGCGGATCTTCGCGCGTTATTGCACCACCGGCCCGCTCCGCGTGCTGCTCTGGCCGGGGTTCCTGGTCCAGAAGATCACGACGGCGGAGCCCGACGATGCGCAGCTGGAGATCGCCCTCGCGTCGCTCCGTGCGACGCTCTGGCGCGAGGCCTCGGTGGCCGCTCCAGTCCAGCCCGATCGGGTGTTCGCCGACTACTCCAAGCTGCTGGCCGACCCCGGCTACGCAGGCGCCCACGGCTAG
- the prfA gene encoding peptide chain release factor 1, which translates to MLPIAKLEAVQRRFQELEHLMCSPAVLSAPAELQRLNRERTEIEPVVVAFARLRDVERRIAEDREALSDPDLSELAQAELPELELERERLAAELEVLLLPKDPNDTRNTVIEIRSGEGGEEAALFAADLFRMLCRYAETKRWKVEVLNLSEASAGGYKEVAALITGQDVYSHLRYEGGVHRVQRVPSTETQGRIHTSTATVAVLPEADEVDVHIDDKDLEISIAASGGPGGQGVNTTNSAVQIKHLPTGMIVKCQDERSQLKNKAKAMKVLRSRLLELEQRRQEEAQSAERRTMVGTGERAQKVRTYNFPQNRVTDHRIGLTLHKLDKIIEGDLDELIGALRTHRQAELLRRGGLSGPGALEPVT; encoded by the coding sequence ATGCTACCTATCGCGAAACTCGAGGCGGTTCAGCGCCGCTTTCAGGAACTCGAGCACCTCATGTGCAGCCCGGCGGTGCTCTCCGCGCCGGCCGAGCTCCAGCGGCTCAACCGCGAGCGGACCGAGATCGAGCCCGTGGTCGTCGCCTTCGCCCGGCTGCGGGACGTCGAGCGGCGCATCGCCGAGGATCGCGAGGCGCTGAGCGATCCCGACCTGTCCGAGCTCGCCCAGGCGGAGCTGCCCGAGCTCGAGCTCGAGCGCGAGCGGCTCGCCGCCGAGCTCGAGGTGCTCCTCCTGCCGAAGGACCCCAACGACACGCGAAACACCGTCATCGAGATCCGCAGCGGTGAGGGCGGCGAGGAGGCGGCGCTCTTCGCGGCCGATCTCTTCCGCATGCTCTGCCGCTACGCGGAGACGAAGCGGTGGAAGGTCGAGGTGCTCAACCTGAGCGAGGCCTCCGCCGGCGGCTACAAGGAGGTCGCGGCGCTGATCACGGGGCAGGACGTCTACTCTCACCTCCGGTACGAGGGCGGCGTCCACCGCGTTCAACGGGTCCCCTCGACGGAGACGCAGGGGCGGATCCACACCTCGACCGCGACGGTCGCCGTGCTGCCCGAGGCCGACGAGGTCGACGTGCACATCGACGACAAGGACCTGGAGATCTCGATCGCCGCGTCGGGCGGCCCCGGCGGCCAGGGCGTCAACACGACGAACAGCGCCGTGCAGATCAAGCACCTGCCGACGGGCATGATCGTGAAGTGCCAGGACGAGCGCTCCCAGCTGAAGAACAAGGCGAAGGCGATGAAGGTGCTCCGGAGCCGGCTGCTCGAGCTCGAGCAGCGCCGGCAGGAGGAGGCCCAGAGCGCCGAGCGAAGGACCATGGTCGGCACGGGGGAGCGGGCGCAGAAGGTGCGGACCTACAACTTCCCGCAGAACCGCGTGACGGATCACCGGATCGGCCTGACGCTGCACAAGCTCGACAAGATCATCGAAGGGGATCTCGACGAGCTCATCGGCGCGCTGCGCACGCACCGCCAGGCGGAGCTCCTGCGGCGCGGCGGGCTCTCTGGGCCCGGCGCGCTGGAGCCCGTCACGTGA
- a CDS encoding histidine triad nucleotide-binding protein: protein MCIFCKIANKEIPSKVVFEDEHVIAFHDVNPQAPTHALVIPKRHIAGIAQATPEDEAVLGRLLLAARRVAELTGIAESGFRTVVNSGANAGQTVFHIHVHVMGGRPMAWPPG, encoded by the coding sequence ATGTGCATCTTCTGCAAGATCGCGAACAAGGAGATCCCGTCGAAGGTCGTGTTCGAGGACGAGCACGTCATCGCCTTCCACGACGTGAACCCGCAGGCGCCCACGCACGCGCTCGTCATCCCGAAGCGCCACATCGCGGGCATCGCCCAGGCCACGCCCGAGGACGAGGCCGTCCTCGGCCGGCTGCTCCTCGCAGCGCGCCGAGTGGCAGAGCTGACCGGCATCGCGGAGAGCGGCTTCAGGACCGTGGTGAACAGCGGCGCGAATGCCGGCCAGACGGTCTTCCACATCCACGTCCACGTGATGGGCGGAAGGCCGATGGCCTGGCCTCCCGGCTGA
- a CDS encoding FAD-binding protein, whose product MSFEAAIARALPGIPRSASPVDQIAYARDLWPRHHLAVTEGRIAEHRPGMIVWPSSTEEVAQVVRFCADEGLPLVPFGAGSGVCGGVLPDERTVVLDLKRLSRRRSLDREAPSVEVEAGALGIRFEEELNAEGFTLGHFPSSILCSTVGGWVAARSAGQCSGLYGKIEDMVASLECVVGRGEIVRFDRRARGPDLTPLLIGSEGVLGVVTAATLRLHPAPPARAFAAFSFPSVEAGWDAMRAMFQAGLRPAVSRLYDPFDSFMARLGAVRRQRAHAGAADDSSEGAAARGHGARGPGAGAAVLRGLLRAPGLLNQIVDGVGSRVLRGATLILIFEGTARASADDLARAAAIAERGGARPLGEEPARHWLAHRYSVSYRQAPVFMAGAFSDTMEVAAPWSRLDGLYRAVRGALGRHVFVMAHLSHAYPDGCSIYFTFAGSAPSVAAAEAKYDAAWRAALDAAIDAGGTLSHHHGVGRSKAPRLGAELGLGADVIHALRGVFDPAGVMNPGNLLPREGSSAARRPLPPPPAAPVLDGDSMLVHAAGAARLGEIERALEQRGLTLAIDFGATSPELTVDAWIAAGAPGAPDPWSDPVDHLVAGFTARLASGAELAVRPAPRRAVGPDLFALFLGVGGRVGAVTSAHLRAHGASRPRALPTALPRQPSLRDDEAAWLDAVVSAARDVR is encoded by the coding sequence ATGAGCTTCGAGGCCGCGATCGCGCGCGCGTTGCCGGGGATCCCGCGCAGCGCATCCCCCGTCGATCAGATCGCCTACGCCCGCGATCTCTGGCCGCGGCACCACCTCGCGGTGACGGAGGGCCGCATCGCCGAGCACCGGCCCGGGATGATCGTCTGGCCGTCCTCCACAGAGGAGGTCGCCCAGGTGGTGCGCTTCTGCGCGGACGAGGGGCTCCCGCTGGTGCCCTTCGGGGCGGGCTCGGGCGTGTGCGGCGGCGTCTTGCCGGACGAGCGCACGGTCGTGCTCGATCTCAAGCGGCTCTCCCGCCGCCGCTCGCTCGATCGTGAGGCCCCGTCGGTCGAGGTCGAGGCCGGCGCGCTCGGCATCCGCTTCGAGGAGGAGCTCAACGCCGAGGGCTTCACGCTCGGCCATTTCCCGTCGTCCATCCTCTGCTCGACCGTGGGGGGCTGGGTCGCGGCGCGCAGCGCCGGCCAGTGCTCCGGGCTCTACGGCAAGATCGAGGACATGGTCGCCTCGCTCGAGTGCGTCGTCGGCCGCGGCGAGATCGTCCGCTTCGATCGGCGCGCGCGAGGCCCGGATCTCACGCCGCTCCTCATCGGCAGCGAGGGCGTGCTCGGCGTGGTCACCGCCGCGACGCTCCGGCTGCACCCGGCGCCGCCGGCGCGCGCCTTCGCCGCGTTCTCGTTCCCCAGCGTCGAGGCCGGATGGGACGCGATGCGGGCGATGTTCCAGGCCGGCCTCCGCCCGGCGGTCTCGCGGCTCTACGACCCGTTCGACTCCTTCATGGCCCGGCTCGGCGCCGTGCGCCGGCAGCGCGCCCACGCCGGCGCAGCCGATGACTCCTCCGAGGGGGCGGCCGCGCGGGGGCACGGCGCGCGCGGCCCCGGGGCCGGCGCCGCGGTGCTTCGCGGCCTGCTGCGCGCGCCGGGGCTCCTCAACCAGATCGTCGACGGCGTCGGGTCGCGCGTGCTCCGCGGCGCGACGCTCATCCTCATCTTCGAGGGCACGGCGCGCGCGAGCGCGGACGACCTCGCCCGCGCCGCGGCGATCGCGGAGCGCGGCGGGGCCAGGCCGCTCGGCGAGGAGCCCGCGCGCCACTGGCTCGCGCACCGCTACAGCGTGAGCTACCGCCAGGCGCCCGTGTTCATGGCCGGCGCCTTCAGCGACACCATGGAGGTCGCCGCGCCCTGGTCGCGCCTGGACGGGCTCTACCGCGCGGTGCGCGGCGCGCTCGGGCGCCACGTGTTCGTGATGGCTCACCTGTCCCACGCGTACCCGGACGGCTGCAGCATCTACTTCACCTTCGCTGGCAGCGCGCCGAGCGTCGCGGCGGCCGAGGCGAAGTACGACGCGGCCTGGCGGGCGGCCCTCGACGCCGCGATCGACGCCGGCGGGACGCTCTCGCATCACCACGGGGTCGGCCGGAGCAAGGCGCCGCGGCTCGGCGCCGAGCTCGGCCTCGGCGCCGACGTCATCCATGCGCTCCGCGGCGTCTTCGACCCCGCGGGCGTCATGAACCCTGGCAACCTGCTCCCGCGCGAGGGCTCCTCTGCCGCGCGCCGCCCGCTGCCGCCGCCGCCCGCTGCGCCGGTGCTCGACGGCGACTCCATGCTCGTGCACGCCGCCGGCGCCGCTCGCCTCGGCGAGATCGAGCGCGCCCTCGAGCAGCGCGGCCTCACGCTGGCGATCGACTTCGGCGCGACCTCGCCCGAGCTGACGGTCGACGCGTGGATCGCCGCGGGCGCCCCCGGCGCGCCGGATCCGTGGAGCGATCCGGTCGATCACCTCGTCGCCGGGTTCACCGCGCGGCTCGCGTCCGGCGCCGAGCTCGCGGTGCGGCCCGCTCCGCGGCGCGCGGTGGGCCCGGATCTCTTCGCGCTGTTCCTCGGCGTGGGTGGGCGCGTCGGCGCCGTCACGTCCGCGCACCTCCGTGCCCACGGCGCGTCGCGGCCCCGCGCCCTGCCGACCGCGCTGCCGCGGCAGCCGTCGCTCCGCGACGACGAGGCGGCGTGGCTCGACGCGGTGGTGAGCGCCGCCCGCGACGTCCGCTGA
- a CDS encoding class I SAM-dependent methyltransferase, with protein sequence MTSERPRNPLATPAQEGGASGEPGAPLPGEAGNAAASPPQGEQGSLPARSSAPRPERAPSVRPQLATTTPLPLPRLDVITGIADGSSGGQIAEIPDLDLDPRIAGPPTERSRHGAPLPANPSSRRSWQSLAAEVERAAEVERGEGAKTGRRRSRRLVNVSGDAAQQADDQAATQDRATVPEDSATPRSHALDDADDDGWPSASERRPSYPTLEAPRHPSEPALDGSRPASKPAAATATATATNLAELVAPRAVPRPSPKSSSLPPMPAPSGLIIDPDSVAVIRPLQIVSIESDLPPVPPITSVAEPARPPLLTDPAEHEWPPLQFRIQPDEAPTGMGLESFQEGLSEGPPTARDAAFDALQPEPRRRPRRQASAPEIDARPLDWPLGAGADEVAEVELESGSVNEAKALLSDAPPGGGERQQGQGDPTRITVPPKSTEVELEEVEPEREAELADASSAAQTDPHAAQPKKPPPPPLPPRRPRAQALASPDLATFTSSVPPPPVSAPPVSAPPSPSEPSAAARPAAPAAAPAAKQVEHDSGPSTEPAARRKRPWWEELFGDDFLRTLDKIDSKVVRREVDFIEERLGVEKGAVILDLACGAGGHAIEIASRGYSVVGYDLSLAMLARAADEAQDRGQKLNFLQGDMREMTFEETFDGVYCWSTSFGYFDDEKNADVLARIRRALRPGGMLLLDIVNRDYVASRQPSLVWFEGDGCVCMDEMHVDFFTSRLKVKRTVMFEDGRSRELDYSLRIYGLHELGKVLHEAGFKVTEVTGHPAHPGVFFGSESPRLIVLAERS encoded by the coding sequence ATGACGAGCGAGCGGCCGCGCAACCCCCTGGCTACGCCCGCCCAGGAAGGCGGCGCCTCCGGAGAGCCCGGCGCGCCGCTGCCGGGCGAGGCAGGGAACGCGGCCGCATCGCCGCCGCAGGGCGAGCAGGGCTCGCTCCCCGCGCGATCGTCCGCTCCGCGGCCCGAGCGCGCCCCCAGCGTGCGCCCGCAGCTCGCGACGACGACCCCGCTGCCGCTGCCGCGCCTCGACGTCATCACGGGCATCGCGGACGGGAGCTCCGGCGGGCAGATCGCGGAGATCCCGGATCTCGATCTCGACCCGCGGATCGCCGGCCCCCCCACGGAGCGCTCGCGGCACGGCGCTCCCCTACCGGCGAACCCGAGCTCCAGGCGGTCCTGGCAATCGCTGGCTGCGGAGGTGGAGCGGGCCGCGGAAGTGGAGCGCGGTGAGGGCGCGAAGACCGGGCGGCGGCGCTCGCGGCGGCTCGTGAACGTGTCGGGAGACGCGGCGCAGCAGGCCGACGATCAGGCCGCCACGCAGGACCGCGCCACCGTGCCGGAGGATTCCGCGACGCCGCGCTCGCACGCGCTCGACGACGCGGACGACGACGGGTGGCCGAGCGCCTCCGAGAGGCGGCCCAGCTACCCGACGCTCGAGGCGCCCAGGCATCCCAGCGAGCCCGCGCTCGATGGATCCAGGCCCGCCAGCAAGCCGGCGGCTGCGACGGCGACGGCGACGGCGACGAACCTGGCGGAGCTGGTCGCCCCCCGTGCGGTCCCGCGCCCGTCCCCGAAATCCTCGAGCCTGCCGCCGATGCCGGCGCCGAGTGGGCTCATCATCGATCCCGATTCGGTGGCGGTGATCCGCCCGCTGCAGATCGTCAGCATCGAGTCGGACCTGCCGCCGGTGCCGCCGATCACCTCGGTCGCCGAGCCCGCCAGACCGCCGCTCTTGACCGATCCGGCGGAGCACGAGTGGCCGCCGCTCCAGTTCAGGATCCAGCCGGACGAGGCCCCGACCGGGATGGGCCTCGAGTCGTTCCAGGAAGGCCTCTCCGAGGGCCCGCCGACGGCGCGCGACGCCGCCTTCGACGCCCTCCAGCCGGAGCCTCGAAGGCGGCCAAGGAGGCAGGCCTCGGCGCCGGAGATCGACGCGCGCCCCTTGGACTGGCCGCTGGGAGCGGGCGCGGACGAGGTCGCGGAGGTCGAGCTCGAGTCCGGGTCCGTCAACGAGGCGAAGGCCCTGCTATCGGACGCTCCTCCCGGAGGAGGCGAACGCCAGCAGGGGCAGGGCGATCCGACGCGCATCACCGTGCCGCCGAAGAGCACCGAGGTCGAGCTGGAGGAGGTCGAGCCCGAGCGCGAGGCCGAGCTGGCCGACGCGAGCTCGGCCGCGCAGACCGACCCGCACGCCGCGCAACCCAAGAAGCCGCCGCCGCCTCCCTTGCCGCCGCGGCGCCCGCGCGCGCAGGCGCTGGCGTCGCCGGATCTCGCGACGTTCACGAGCTCGGTGCCGCCGCCGCCCGTATCGGCGCCGCCCGTGTCGGCGCCGCCATCTCCCAGCGAGCCGTCCGCGGCCGCGCGGCCTGCCGCTCCCGCGGCGGCGCCCGCGGCGAAGCAGGTCGAGCACGATTCCGGGCCCTCGACCGAGCCCGCCGCGCGCCGGAAGCGCCCGTGGTGGGAAGAGCTCTTCGGCGACGACTTCCTCCGCACGCTCGACAAGATCGACAGCAAGGTGGTTCGCCGCGAGGTCGATTTCATCGAGGAGCGGCTCGGCGTCGAGAAGGGCGCGGTGATCCTCGATCTCGCGTGCGGCGCAGGCGGCCACGCGATCGAGATCGCCAGCCGCGGCTACAGCGTGGTCGGCTACGACCTGTCGCTCGCCATGCTCGCCCGCGCCGCCGACGAAGCGCAGGATCGCGGCCAGAAGCTGAACTTCCTCCAGGGCGACATGCGCGAGATGACGTTCGAGGAGACCTTCGACGGCGTCTACTGCTGGTCGACGAGCTTCGGCTACTTCGACGACGAGAAGAACGCGGATGTCCTCGCCCGCATCCGCCGCGCCCTCCGCCCCGGCGGAATGCTCCTGCTCGACATCGTCAACCGCGACTATGTGGCGTCCCGCCAGCCGAGCCTCGTCTGGTTCGAGGGGGACGGCTGCGTCTGCATGGATGAGATGCACGTGGATTTCTTCACGAGCAGGCTCAAGGTGAAGCGCACCGTCATGTTCGAGGACGGCCGCTCGCGCGAGCTCGACTACTCGCTCCGCATCTACGGGCTGCACGAGCTCGGCAAGGTGCTCCACGAAGCGGGCTTCAAGGTCACCGAGGTGACCGGGCACCCTGCGCACCCCGGCGTCTTCTTCGGCTCCGAGTCGCCGCGGCTCATCGTCCTTGCCGAGCGGAGCTGA